The Amycolatopsis mongoliensis genome includes a window with the following:
- a CDS encoding GGDEF domain-containing protein: MAPRRWALWRQGPRVVVYCLLSEVVAVVLTLRPFPVAVDRRTVLILAVLLVLGVVQSETGRRVERIRRRVSGTPHINMTSVWTFAGVLLLPPLLLAVLVGGLYAHLAVRSWYRLQRVPVSRTVSNAAIILLSCYAAQAVLRVSGAEDVRSAFSRGWAGTFAIAAAGATFFVVNALLVLPARREVGRTPEALFGTWSDNGLEVATLCLGALNAVALAVLPGLVVLVLPPLLLLHRTVLVRQLEVAAHRDEKTGLYNTSGWHALAERTLAAATRQHSTFGLLMLDLDHFKQVNDTYGHLAGDAVLRAVAEAIISAVRGRGDAVGRFGGEEFVVLLPGIAHPDIGAVAERIRRAVAALKVPVGQLSITGLSTSIGMAVYPGAGTSLQRLLDAADTALYHAKATGRNKVVHVADLV, from the coding sequence GTGGCTCCGCGGCGCTGGGCGCTGTGGCGGCAAGGTCCGCGGGTGGTCGTCTACTGCCTGCTGAGCGAAGTGGTGGCGGTGGTTCTGACGCTGCGTCCGTTCCCGGTGGCGGTGGACCGCCGGACGGTGCTGATCCTCGCGGTGCTGCTGGTCCTCGGCGTGGTCCAGTCGGAGACGGGCCGCCGGGTCGAGCGCATCCGCCGCCGGGTGTCGGGGACGCCGCACATCAACATGACGTCGGTGTGGACGTTCGCCGGCGTCCTGCTGCTGCCGCCGTTGCTGCTGGCGGTGCTGGTCGGCGGCCTGTACGCGCACCTGGCGGTCCGCAGCTGGTACCGGCTGCAGCGGGTGCCGGTGTCGAGGACGGTCAGCAACGCGGCCATCATCCTGCTCTCGTGCTACGCGGCCCAGGCGGTGCTGCGGGTTTCGGGTGCCGAAGACGTCCGTTCGGCTTTTTCCCGCGGCTGGGCCGGCACGTTCGCGATCGCGGCCGCGGGGGCGACGTTCTTCGTGGTGAACGCGCTGCTGGTGCTCCCGGCGCGCCGCGAGGTCGGCCGGACGCCGGAGGCGTTGTTCGGCACGTGGTCGGACAACGGCCTGGAGGTGGCGACGCTCTGCCTGGGCGCGCTGAACGCCGTGGCCCTGGCGGTCCTGCCGGGCCTGGTGGTGCTGGTGCTCCCGCCGCTCCTGCTGTTGCACCGGACGGTGCTGGTGCGGCAGCTGGAGGTGGCGGCCCACCGCGACGAGAAGACGGGGTTGTACAACACGAGCGGCTGGCACGCGCTGGCGGAGCGAACCCTGGCGGCGGCCACGCGCCAGCACTCGACGTTCGGCTTGCTGATGCTGGATCTGGACCACTTCAAGCAGGTGAACGACACCTACGGCCACCTGGCGGGCGACGCGGTGCTGCGAGCGGTGGCGGAGGCGATCATCTCGGCGGTCCGCGGCCGCGGCGACGCGGTGGGCCGGTTCGGCGGCGAAGAGTTCGTGGTGCTGTTGCCGGGCATCGCCCACCCGGACATCGGAGCGGTGGCAGAACGCATCCGCCGGGCCGTCGCGGCCCTGAAGGTCCCCGTGGGCCAGCTGTCGATCACGGGCCTGTCGACCTCGATCGGCATGGCGGTCTACCCGGGGGCCGGAACATCCCTACAGCGCCTGCTCGACGCAGCGGATACCGCGCTGTACCACGCAAAGGCAACCGGCCGGAACAAGGTGGTCCACGTGGCGGACCTGGTGTGA